A window of Choristoneura fumiferana chromosome 8, NRCan_CFum_1, whole genome shotgun sequence contains these coding sequences:
- the LOC141430351 gene encoding methyltransferase-like protein 22: MEMPELTVTSEIYGEYNYNTKIAPSIEGNVISKFPFLLPKGENKVQFDDDDDLIIERPENAVIKIEHSSKTKIALVGLQVWRGAFLIGDLLIHLGVKGALKDKTILELGAGTGLTSFIAGIYAKKVICTDINLGGILELIKLNARYNENLIKSQFKVNELDFTDTAWSRQLTDDVEDVNVIIAADVVYDDDVTAAFITTIQKMLNTKPPKTLYMALEKRFVFTIEHMDSVAPCYETFLTLLDKVKAGSNWTVEQMPLDFPKYFTYDRVKELVYGNIIQT, from the exons ATGGaa atgCCGGAACTTACAGTGACTTCAGAAATATATGGGGAATATAATTACAATACTAAAATAGCACCAAGTATTGAAGGAA atgttaTCTCAAAATTTCCCTTTCTTTTACCAAAGGGTGAAAACAAAGTCcaatttgatgatgatgatgatttgatcATTGAAAGACCAGAAAATGCAGTTATAAAAATTG AACACAGTTCCAAGACCAAAATAGCATTAGTTGGCCTACAAGTATGGAGGGGAGCCTTCCTTATAGGGGACCTGCTCATCCATTTAGGTGTAAAAGGGGCATTGAAAGACAAAACCATACTAGAACTTGGAGCCGGCACTGGTCTCACCAGCTTCATTGCTGGAATTTATGCCAAAAAGGTTATTTGCACTG ATATCAATCTCGGTGGCATATTGGAGCTCATAAAACTAAACGCGAGGTACAACGAAAATCTGATCAAGTCGCAGTTCAAAGTGAACGAGTTAGACTTCACCGACACTGCTTGGAGCCGACAGTTGACTGATGACGTCGAAGACGTGAATGTCATTATTGCTGCTgatg tgGTATATGACGACGACGTAACAGCCGCTTTCATAACTACCATACAAAAGATGCTCAACACGAAACCTCCGAAAACGCTCTACATGGCTCTAGAAAAGCGTTTCGTCTTCACGATAGAGCACATGGACTCCGTTGCTCCTTGCTACGAGACATTCCTTACACTCTTGGACAAAGTAAAGGCAGGGAGTAACTGGACAGTGGAGCAAATGCCACTTGATTTCCCCAAGTACTTCACTTATGACCGCGTCAAGGAACTTGTTTATGGAAATATCATCCAAACCTAA
- the LOC141430269 gene encoding methyltransferase-like protein 22 isoform X1 has translation MEMPELTVTSEIYGEYNYNTKIAPSIEGNVISEFPFLLPKGENKVQFDDDDDLIIERPENAVIKIEHSSKTKIALVGLQVWRGAFLIGDLLIHLGVKGALKDKTILELGAGTGLTSFIAGIYAKKVICTDINLGGILELIKLNARYNENLIKSQFKVNELDFTDTAWSRQLTDDVEDVNVIIAADVVYDDDVTAAFVTTIQKMLNTKPPKTLYMALEKRFVFTIEHMDSVAPCYETFLTLLDKVKAGSNWTVEQMPLDFPKYFTYDRVKELVLWKISSKPN, from the exons ATGGaa atgCCGGAACTTACAGTGACTTCAGAAATATATGGGGAATATAATTACAATACTAAAATAGCACCAAGTATTGAAGGAA atGTTATCTCAGAATTTCCCTTTCTTTTACCAAAGGGTGAAAACAAAGTCcaatttgatgatgatgatgatttgatcATTGAAAGACCAGAAAATGCAGTTATAAAAATTG AACACAGTTCTAAGACCAAAATAGCACTAGTTGGCCTACAAGTATGGAGGGGAGCCTTCCTTATAGGGGACCTGCTCATCCATTTAGGTGTAAAAGGGGCATTGAAAGACAAAACCATACTAGAACTTGGAGCCGGCACTGGTCTCACCAGCTTCATTGCTGGAATTTATGCCAAAAAGGTTATTTGCActg ATATCAATCTCGGTGGCATATTGGAGCTCATAAAACTAAACGCGAGGTACAACGAAAATCTGATCAAGTCGCAGTTCAAAGTGAACGAGTTAGACTTCACCGACACTGCTTGGAGCCGACAGTTGACTGATGACGTCGAAGACGTGAATGTCATTATTGCTGCTgatg tgGTATATGACGACGACGTTACAGCCGCTTTCGTAACTACCATACAAAAGATGCTCAACACGAAACCTCCGAAAACGCTCTACATGGCTCTAGAAAAGCGTTTCGTCTTCACGATAGAGCACATGGACTCCGTTGCTCCTTGCTACGAGACATTCCTTACACTCTTGGACAAAGTAAAGGCAGGGAGTAACTGGACAGTGGAGCAAATGCCACTTGATTTCCCCAAGTACTTCACTTATGACCGCGTCAAGGAACTTGTTTTATGGAAAATATCATCCAAACCTAACTAA
- the LOC141430269 gene encoding methyltransferase-like protein 22 isoform X2 has protein sequence MPELTVTSEIYGEYNYNTKIAPSIEGNVISEFPFLLPKGENKVQFDDDDDLIIERPENAVIKIEHSSKTKIALVGLQVWRGAFLIGDLLIHLGVKGALKDKTILELGAGTGLTSFIAGIYAKKVICTDINLGGILELIKLNARYNENLIKSQFKVNELDFTDTAWSRQLTDDVEDVNVIIAADVVYDDDVTAAFVTTIQKMLNTKPPKTLYMALEKRFVFTIEHMDSVAPCYETFLTLLDKVKAGSNWTVEQMPLDFPKYFTYDRVKELVLWKISSKPN, from the exons atgCCGGAACTTACAGTGACTTCAGAAATATATGGGGAATATAATTACAATACTAAAATAGCACCAAGTATTGAAGGAA atGTTATCTCAGAATTTCCCTTTCTTTTACCAAAGGGTGAAAACAAAGTCcaatttgatgatgatgatgatttgatcATTGAAAGACCAGAAAATGCAGTTATAAAAATTG AACACAGTTCTAAGACCAAAATAGCACTAGTTGGCCTACAAGTATGGAGGGGAGCCTTCCTTATAGGGGACCTGCTCATCCATTTAGGTGTAAAAGGGGCATTGAAAGACAAAACCATACTAGAACTTGGAGCCGGCACTGGTCTCACCAGCTTCATTGCTGGAATTTATGCCAAAAAGGTTATTTGCActg ATATCAATCTCGGTGGCATATTGGAGCTCATAAAACTAAACGCGAGGTACAACGAAAATCTGATCAAGTCGCAGTTCAAAGTGAACGAGTTAGACTTCACCGACACTGCTTGGAGCCGACAGTTGACTGATGACGTCGAAGACGTGAATGTCATTATTGCTGCTgatg tgGTATATGACGACGACGTTACAGCCGCTTTCGTAACTACCATACAAAAGATGCTCAACACGAAACCTCCGAAAACGCTCTACATGGCTCTAGAAAAGCGTTTCGTCTTCACGATAGAGCACATGGACTCCGTTGCTCCTTGCTACGAGACATTCCTTACACTCTTGGACAAAGTAAAGGCAGGGAGTAACTGGACAGTGGAGCAAATGCCACTTGATTTCCCCAAGTACTTCACTTATGACCGCGTCAAGGAACTTGTTTTATGGAAAATATCATCCAAACCTAACTAA